The Pseudoalteromonas translucida KMM 520 genome segment ATACGCGATAAGTGAATCATCGAAATAGACGCACAACTTAATAGCTCTACTACAAAATCACGATCAGATACGCCATCAAGGCTATTTTTAGTGGCTCCTGTAAAGCCTAAACCTTGTGCCAATGCTTGACGATCAATAGGATAAGCCGTACCCGCTAATGCACCACTGCCCAGTGGGCAAAAGTTCATCCGCGCTTTAGCATCTTGCAGGCGGCTTTCATCACGCTCTAGCATTTCTACGTAAGCCATACACCAGTGACTAAACAATACCGGTTGTGCACGTTGTAAATGCGTATAACCAGGTAAAATAGTCCCTAGCTCACGCTCTGCTAATGCAACAAACTCACCCTTTAACTGGGCAATAGCTTTTAAAATATGATCGGCAGTGTCGCGACACCACAATCTAAAATCGGTGGCTACTTGGTCATTACGGCTGCGCCCTGTATGTAATTTTTTAGCTAAATCACCTACTTTTTCGATTAACGCAGCTTCAACATGTGAATGAATATCTTCTGCGCCTGAAGTTGCTACCGCTTGTGGATCTGCTTTTACTTCTTCAAGCAGTTGGTATAATGCTGCAACTAATTCTTGGTGCTCGTCACTTGATAACACATTAACTTGCTCAAGTGCGCCAGCCCATGCAACAGAGCCTATAATATCTTGCTCTGCTAATTGATAATCGAAAGGAAGAGAGTCGTTAAATTGCTTAAACGCCTCGTCTGGACCCGTAGAAAAACGCCCGCCCCATAATGCCATGAAATCTCTCCAAACCCGATATTGCCCCTTTTAACAAGGGGCGTAAAAATTACTTTTTAGCTAATGCTTTTATTCTGCTTGAAAGCGAGAATAAACGAATAAAGCCTTCTGCGTGTGATTGGTCGTACACATCATCTTCACCAAAGGTAGCAAACGCTTCGCTGTATAAGCTGTGTGGCGACTGTTTTTGCACTGCGGTAACTTGGCCTTTGTATAGCTTAAGCACAACTTCACCTGTTGCATCTTTAGAAAGCGCTTCAGCACCAGCTAAAATAGAGTCTTTAAGTGGTGTAAACCAACGACCGTCATACACTAAATGTGCAAACTCGCCACCCAGTACTTCTTTCCACTTACGGCTTGCTTTATCAAGCACTAGTTCGTCAATGGCTTGCAGTGCCGCCATCATTACAGTACCACCTGGGGTTTCGTAACAACCGCGCGATTTCATACCCACTAAACGGTTTTCTACAATATCAACACGACCAACACCATGCACAGAGGCAATATCGTTTAATTTAACTAAACAATCGTATGGTTTAAGCTGCTCACCGTTTACTGCAACAACTTCACCTTCAACTACATTTAGTGTTACTAGTTCAGCTTTATCTGGCGCTTGCTCTGGAGAGTTTGTCCAGGTCCACACTTTTTCACTTGGTTGGCACCATGGATCTTCAAGTTCGCCGCCTTCGTGCGAAATATGCCATGCGTTTGCATCACGGCTATAAATTTTTGTAGCCGATGCCGAACATGGAATATCGCGCTCAGCTAAGTAATCTAGCAATGACTCACGGCTTGATAAATCCCACTCACGCCATGGTGCAATTACTTGTAAATCAGGGGCAAGCGCTGCAAAACACGATTCAAAACGTACTTGGTCGTTACCTTTACCAGTACAACCATGAGAAAGTGCATCGGCACCCACTTTACGCGCAATTTCTACCTGTGCTTTAGCAATAATTGGGCGCGCCATAGACGTACCTAATAAATAAGTACCTTCGTAAATTGAGCCTGTTTTTAGCGTAGGATAAATGTAATCACTTACCATTTCGTCTTTTAAGTCAACTACATAACACTCAGAAGCACCCGATGCGATAGCTTTAGCTTCTACGCCTTCAAGCTCCTCTGCACCTTGGCCAACATCGGCCACAAAGGCAATAACTTCACAGCCGTAATTTTCTTTTAACCATGGCACAATGGCCGACGTATCAAGTCCACCTGAATAGGCTAAAACGACTTTTTTAAATGAACTCATAGGTGTTCCTTAACAAAATTTGGATTTAATAATGTAACTAGCAGAGCGTTTTGCGCATGCATACGATTCTCGGCTTGTTGTATAATTTTTGACGCTGGACCGTCCATTACCTCAGAGGTAATTTCGAACTCACGGTGTGCCGGTTGGCAATGTAACACTGTTGTTGCACCGGTTTGCTCTAATAATGCTTTATTTAATTGATAAGGCATGTATTTTTCTTTCACTAACTCAAGTGGTGTGGTGTCGCCCATTGATACCCAAGTGTCGGCGTATACTGCGTTTGCACCAACAGCAGCTTCTACTCTGTCGCTCACCATTACTGATGCACCATTCATTGCTGCTATTTGTTCCGCTTTTTTCAGAATTTGTGAATCTGGAGAACATCCTTTAGGCGTAACGGCAACAAAGTCTGTGCCTAATGTTGCAGCAAGTAACATTAATGAATGCGTTACGTTGTTGCCCTCACCTAAATAAGCTAACTTTAATTGACTCACATCGCCATGCACTTCTTGTAGTGTTAAAAAGTCGGCAAGTGCTTGGCAAGGATGATATAAATCACACAAGCTATTAACTACTGGCACCGATGAATACTGCGCTAATGTGGTTAATGTACAGTGCTGGTTTACGCGCGCTACAATACCGTCTGCCCATGTAGAAATATTAAGAGCAAAATCTTTTACCGACTCACGTGCACCCATTGCGCCATTTTGTTGATCTAAATACACGGCATGGCCGCCTAAGCGATTTATACCAATATCAAACGATAAACGTGTACGTAAGCTTTGCTTTTCAAATAAAGTAACCACTGACTTACCAGCTAATACTTGGCTGTATTTTTTAGGATTTGCTTTAATATCTTGCGCTAGCTTTAATAAATTAAGTGCGCCTTGTTGGTCTAATTCTAAACCCGTTAAAAAATTCTCAAACATAATAAACCTATGGTGTAATTTTAGTTCCGACATGCTTGCCTTGCAGCAAAGCTGTTAAGTTTTCTGGCTTTTGCCAGCTGGAAATATACACACCGCGTCGTAAGTGTTGGGCAGCGTGAAGACTGGTCTTAACTTTGACCTCCATCCCGCCCACAATTACTCCTTCATTTATTAAAGTATCAATGTGTTTTGTGTCTAGTTGATGTAAAGGCTGCTTATTTGCATCAAGCACAGCTTCAACATCGGTCATAAATATTAGTTCTGCGTTTAAGTTATTGGCAATTGCAGCGGCGGCTTCGTCAGCATTAACGTTATACCAAAGGCCTTGTAGGTCAAAACCAATTGAGCTGACAATTGGCATACGGCCAATTTTTAGTAAATCGTTAATAATCGAATCATCGTTACTGGTGCATTTACCCACTAAACATAATGCTTTTAGCTTTTGCGTAGCAGTAACACCGGCTTCGTACAAACTTAAACCAACTGGTTTATGGCCAGCATTAATTGCCGCACTCATTAATTGTTTATTAGCACAACCTGCAAGCGCGCCAACTATGTAAGGCATTTGCTCTTTAGGGCTAATACGTAAACCTTGATGCTTTGCGCTAGCAAAACCAGCGTCTTTAAGCCAAGTGTCTACAAGCGCGCCTCCGCCATGCACAATGACAAACTGCGCGTTGTGCTGCTCATTAAGTACTGAAAATAATGCTTTAGCCGCGTTTTCGGTATTAAGTACAGCGCCACCAAGTTTAATTACCCAGGTTTTTTTACTCATTTAAAACGATCCTTTTAAGCCTGTGGTATGCGCCAATCCCATTGATAAATTAATACACTGCAAAGCTTGCCCTGCAGCACCTTTTAATAAATTATCAATGGCAGCTATAACAATTAACTGTGTGCCTTGTTGCTGCCAGCCAATATCTACATATGGCTGTTTAGCTACGCCTTTAATTGAGGGGATTTTATCGCCCAGCAAACGAATTAACGGCTCATCGGCAAGTACTTGGTACGCTTGTGTTACTTGCTCAATGGTGATATTAGGTTTTAATTGCACATAAATAGTTTCTAAAATACCACGTGGGAAGTTACCTAAATGCGGTGTAAATAAAACATCGTGACCAAGGTGTTGCTCTATTTCAGGGCCATGACGATGATTAAATAAACCATAAGGGGCAAGCGATACTTCGCAAAAATGAGTACCAATGCTAGCTTTACGTCCTGCGCCGGTTACACCCGATACCGCATTAATTATAATTGTTTGCTCAGTTAATAAGTCGGCCTGCTGCAAAGGCTTAAGCGCATTAAGCGCAGCCGTAGGGTAACAACCAGCTACAGCTACTAATTGCGCCGCGGCAATAGCATCGCTATTCCACTCAGCCAAACCATAAGCAGCTTGATCTAATAACTCTGGATGTTGATGCTCAAAGCCATAATAAGTAACGTAGTCGTCATTGCTCGCAAGGCGATACCCACCAGATAAATCAAATACCTTTTTACCCATGGCTAAAAAACGCGGCGCTAAATCTACGCTTACTTTATGATCGGTACATAAGCACACGTAATCGGCACTGTTTTCAATATCGCTAAAAGCAGATTCACTAAGAGGTAGTAAAGGCTGATCGAGTAGCCCTAAGTGTTCGGGGTATAAATCACTCAGCAGTTTATTTTTATCTAAGCTACCTTGAGATACATAACAGCCAGTTAAAATTAGTTTAGGGTGCTTAGCAACTAAACTTGCTAGTTCTGCGCCGCTATAACCGCTTGCGCCAATAATCACTACATTCATTGTTTACTCGTTATTTAAAATTATTACTACTTATCCATGTTGTTCGCTTAAACTAGCTCTGAGGCTAATTAAGACTTTAATTTATTAATGAATGTTGATTATCGTCGTATTATTTTCATGGCGCTACTTTTAAAATATTTATGCTTAAAAAGTGAATTGATATTCATCATAAATACTTTTATATTGTTATGCAATTAAATTGATTACTTATTTTGGATTTTTTATGTCTTTACCTTCATTTATTTCTATGTACCAACAATTAATTGCAGCACCTTCTATTAGTGCCATTGAAGATAGCCTGTGTATGAGTAATAAAAATGTTATTGAATTACTGGCACAATGGTGTGAAAGCTTAGGCTTTAGCTGTGAAATAATTGAATTAGAAGGCGGCAAAGGTCGCTATAATTTATTAGCTAAACGCGGTAAAGGCGATGGTGGATTAATGCTCGCTGGCCATACCGATACAGTGCCATTTGACGATAGCCGCTGGAATCATAATCCATTTAAATTGACCGAGCACAACAACAAACTATATGGCTTAGGTAGTATTGATATGAAAGGCTTTTTTGCTTTTGTACTGCAAGCTATTAGTGAACTTGATGAAAAACAGCAAACTCAGCCTATTTTGATCTTAGCCACCGCCGATGAAGAAACAACAATGGCCGGTGCTCAACAAATTTGTAAACATCCAAATTTAAAA includes the following:
- a CDS encoding argininosuccinate synthase, encoding MSSFKKVVLAYSGGLDTSAIVPWLKENYGCEVIAFVADVGQGAEELEGVEAKAIASGASECYVVDLKDEMVSDYIYPTLKTGSIYEGTYLLGTSMARPIIAKAQVEIARKVGADALSHGCTGKGNDQVRFESCFAALAPDLQVIAPWREWDLSSRESLLDYLAERDIPCSASATKIYSRDANAWHISHEGGELEDPWCQPSEKVWTWTNSPEQAPDKAELVTLNVVEGEVVAVNGEQLKPYDCLVKLNDIASVHGVGRVDIVENRLVGMKSRGCYETPGGTVMMAALQAIDELVLDKASRKWKEVLGGEFAHLVYDGRWFTPLKDSILAGAEALSKDATGEVVLKLYKGQVTAVQKQSPHSLYSEAFATFGEDDVYDQSHAEGFIRLFSLSSRIKALAKK
- the argB gene encoding acetylglutamate kinase, translating into MSKKTWVIKLGGAVLNTENAAKALFSVLNEQHNAQFVIVHGGGALVDTWLKDAGFASAKHQGLRISPKEQMPYIVGALAGCANKQLMSAAINAGHKPVGLSLYEAGVTATQKLKALCLVGKCTSNDDSIINDLLKIGRMPIVSSIGFDLQGLWYNVNADEAAAAIANNLNAELIFMTDVEAVLDANKQPLHQLDTKHIDTLINEGVIVGGMEVKVKTSLHAAQHLRRGVYISSWQKPENLTALLQGKHVGTKITP
- the argC gene encoding N-acetyl-gamma-glutamyl-phosphate reductase — translated: MNVVIIGASGYSGAELASLVAKHPKLILTGCYVSQGSLDKNKLLSDLYPEHLGLLDQPLLPLSESAFSDIENSADYVCLCTDHKVSVDLAPRFLAMGKKVFDLSGGYRLASNDDYVTYYGFEHQHPELLDQAAYGLAEWNSDAIAAAQLVAVAGCYPTAALNALKPLQQADLLTEQTIIINAVSGVTGAGRKASIGTHFCEVSLAPYGLFNHRHGPEIEQHLGHDVLFTPHLGNFPRGILETIYVQLKPNITIEQVTQAYQVLADEPLIRLLGDKIPSIKGVAKQPYVDIGWQQQGTQLIVIAAIDNLLKGAAGQALQCINLSMGLAHTTGLKGSF
- a CDS encoding ornithine carbamoyltransferase, whose protein sequence is MFENFLTGLELDQQGALNLLKLAQDIKANPKKYSQVLAGKSVVTLFEKQSLRTRLSFDIGINRLGGHAVYLDQQNGAMGARESVKDFALNISTWADGIVARVNQHCTLTTLAQYSSVPVVNSLCDLYHPCQALADFLTLQEVHGDVSQLKLAYLGEGNNVTHSLMLLAATLGTDFVAVTPKGCSPDSQILKKAEQIAAMNGASVMVSDRVEAAVGANAVYADTWVSMGDTTPLELVKEKYMPYQLNKALLEQTGATTVLHCQPAHREFEITSEVMDGPASKIIQQAENRMHAQNALLVTLLNPNFVKEHL